Proteins encoded within one genomic window of Nitrospirota bacterium:
- a CDS encoding sulfite exporter TauE/SafE family protein gives MNFMYLYLPVALTSINIVIPVGLGLAVGLLSGLFGVGGGFLMTPLLIMFGIPATVAAATDSNQIVAASTSGTYAHWRVGNVDFKMGLYLLVGGFIGGLIGVQSIKVLHAMGNADFVIKMTYIFMLGIVGTYMLIESLNSMRKKKAAEAEAEKDSAFTRFLKSLPLQTHFEKSGVTHSLLLPVLFGGFVGVLAAIMGVGGGFLMVPVMVYILRMPMHVVVGTSLFQILFNCIEVTFLQAYTNHSVDFILAVLLLLGSTVGAQIGAVFGRKLKGEQLKVILAVIVLVVTVKIIFDITLTPSLLLSQAGGH, from the coding sequence ATGAATTTTATGTATCTGTATTTACCGGTAGCATTGACAAGCATTAATATTGTAATCCCTGTCGGGCTCGGGCTCGCTGTCGGATTGCTCTCAGGCCTTTTCGGAGTCGGCGGAGGATTTTTGATGACGCCGCTTTTGATCATGTTCGGCATCCCGGCAACTGTCGCCGCCGCAACGGATTCAAACCAGATAGTCGCGGCGTCAACATCAGGGACATATGCCCACTGGAGGGTCGGCAACGTAGATTTCAAGATGGGGCTTTATCTTCTTGTCGGTGGCTTTATCGGCGGGCTTATCGGAGTTCAAAGCATAAAGGTTCTTCATGCTATGGGCAACGCGGACTTTGTTATTAAAATGACCTATATCTTCATGCTCGGAATAGTCGGCACATATATGTTAATTGAAAGCCTGAACAGCATGAGAAAGAAAAAGGCCGCAGAGGCAGAGGCGGAAAAGGATTCAGCCTTCACAAGATTTCTAAAGTCGCTTCCGCTTCAGACACATTTTGAAAAATCAGGGGTAACGCATTCCCTGCTGCTCCCGGTTCTCTTCGGCGGTTTTGTCGGCGTGCTCGCCGCGATCATGGGAGTCGGCGGCGGGTTCTTAATGGTCCCTGTGATGGTGTATATATTGAGAATGCCGATGCATGTTGTTGTAGGCACAAGCCTTTTCCAGATATTGTTCAACTGCATTGAGGTCACATTTCTCCAGGCATATACAAATCACAGCGTGGATTTTATCCTTGCGGTGCTTCTGCTGCTGGGTTCCACTGTCGGAGCGCAGATCGGCGCTGTATTTGGAAGGAAATTAAAAGGCGAACAGCTCAAAGTAATACTTGCAGTCATAGTGCTTGTTGTTACCGTAAAGATAATTTTCGACATTACATTAACGCCGTCATTACTTTTATCGCAGGCAGGAGGACACTAA
- a CDS encoding TIGR02186 family protein, with protein MKAVSNQQSAAGIIYHTIFTLMISIFILTISTNNASAELSMKANHDDIKIDFFYHGSTVSVAGEADAGTDLIIKIASPEGHEVLKQKGKVAGFLWMNTGTLNFEKTPNLYSIYSTKDIDAILGADDMDKYVIGYPALSRHVEIAPVSNEDERTKWFNEFVKYKESSNLYKASSGKILISEKDGRQSYYILTSWPYQAPPGDYLVTIYSVKDKKIIEQKEAKVLVEQVGIIKTLAGMAKNNGALYGLLSIAAALGAGFGVGLVFRKGGGAH; from the coding sequence ATGAAAGCGGTCAGCAATCAGCAATCAGCAGCCGGAATTATTTATCACACCATCTTCACATTAATGATTTCAATATTCATTTTAACCATATCAACAAACAATGCGTCAGCGGAATTGTCAATGAAGGCGAATCATGACGATATAAAGATCGACTTCTTTTATCACGGCAGCACCGTGAGCGTTGCCGGGGAGGCGGATGCCGGCACTGACCTGATCATCAAGATCGCTTCTCCTGAAGGGCATGAGGTGCTGAAACAGAAAGGAAAGGTGGCCGGCTTTTTGTGGATGAATACCGGAACACTGAATTTTGAAAAGACGCCGAACCTCTATTCCATCTACAGCACAAAAGATATTGATGCTATCCTGGGCGCGGATGATATGGATAAATATGTTATCGGATACCCCGCGTTAAGCAGGCATGTAGAGATAGCCCCGGTTTCAAATGAAGACGAAAGAACAAAATGGTTTAATGAGTTCGTGAAATACAAAGAATCATCAAACCTTTACAAGGCCTCCTCCGGCAAGATATTGATCTCGGAGAAAGACGGCAGGCAGTCTTATTATATTTTGACAAGCTGGCCTTATCAGGCCCCGCCGGGAGATTATCTTGTCACTATATATTCAGTAAAAGACAAAAAGATCATTGAACAGAAAGAAGCAAAGGTGCTGGTTGAACAGGTCGGCATCATAAAGACACTCGCCGGTATGGCTAAAAACAACGGGGCGCTATATGGGCTTTTATCAATTGCTGCGGCATTGGGAGCTGGTTTTGGAGTAGGCCTGGTCTTCAGAAAAGGCGGAGGGGCGCATTAA
- a CDS encoding universal stress protein, protein MYKNILVGFDDSQYSKAALIEAANWIKRHGGKLILAHAVFFDTEEFGIAPEQLDKRLKIGEKVCIQTKEMLTSEFGIEVQSLLCHGEPPAVIVDIAREKKADLIMLGTYGRRGLNRLLMGSVTSQVVVHSPVDVLIVKKPCTECTGEYKSILVPFDGSPSAQKALERACHLSKIDNAEIKILYVIPRYEEMVEFFKSSSIKTSLFQEAQKIIDTAKGIASKLGAPARDEIQEGNAAEKIMEASKKLKNGLVVMGSYGYTGINKAIMGSTAERVIMTASCPVLVVR, encoded by the coding sequence ATGTATAAAAACATATTGGTAGGCTTTGATGATTCACAATACAGCAAGGCAGCGCTGATCGAGGCGGCTAACTGGATAAAAAGACATGGTGGAAAACTGATCCTGGCTCACGCAGTCTTCTTTGACACTGAGGAATTCGGGATCGCGCCTGAACAGCTTGATAAACGCCTAAAGATCGGCGAAAAGGTGTGCATCCAGACAAAGGAAATGCTGACTTCTGAATTCGGCATAGAGGTACAATCCCTGCTCTGCCATGGTGAACCGCCAGCAGTCATAGTTGACATCGCAAGAGAGAAGAAGGCTGATTTAATAATGCTGGGCACATACGGAAGAAGGGGGCTTAACAGATTGCTCATGGGCAGCGTTACATCACAGGTTGTTGTGCATTCCCCAGTTGATGTGCTGATAGTGAAAAAACCGTGTACTGAATGCACGGGGGAATATAAATCCATCTTAGTTCCGTTTGACGGTTCGCCCTCCGCTCAAAAGGCATTAGAGCGCGCCTGCCATCTCTCAAAGATCGATAATGCGGAGATAAAGATCCTGTATGTTATTCCCCGCTATGAAGAGATGGTGGAATTTTTCAAAAGCAGTTCAATAAAGACAAGCCTTTTTCAGGAGGCGCAGAAGATCATTGACACTGCAAAGGGAATAGCCTCAAAGCTTGGGGCGCCTGCAAGAGATGAGATACAGGAAGGGAATGCGGCGGAGAAGATCATGGAAGCCTCAAAGAAACTTAAGAACGGCTTGGTAGTCATGGGAAGTTACGGATATACAGGCATTAACAAGGCGATTATGGGGAGCACGGCGGAAAGGGTGATCATGACCGCCTCATGTCCAGTGCTTGTGGTGAGGTAA
- a CDS encoding universal stress protein: MRGFRKILIAVNGSKDVLTQGLKLAHDEKCWVTVVKVLPPNEGDLNLVGIKNIEDLLNSGCAKEAAEINSIAKTEGALIKTRFEEGAPDKKIVEVAEEERCDIIIMGMKKRHWLRKLFGDNTVGKVINHAPCPVFVVGN; this comes from the coding sequence ATGAGAGGTTTCAGAAAAATATTAATAGCAGTGAACGGTTCAAAGGATGTCCTTACACAAGGTTTGAAACTGGCACACGATGAAAAATGCTGGGTAACGGTCGTCAAGGTGCTGCCTCCAAACGAAGGCGACCTGAATCTTGTGGGGATAAAGAACATAGAGGATCTATTAAACAGCGGCTGCGCTAAAGAAGCTGCTGAGATAAATTCCATAGCAAAGACCGAGGGGGCGCTGATCAAGACAAGATTTGAAGAGGGCGCGCCTGACAAGAAGATCGTGGAGGTCGCGGAAGAGGAAAGATGCGACATTATCATAATGGGTATGAAAAAACGCCATTGGCTGAGAAAACTTTTCGGCGACAACACCGTCGGGAAGGTCATCAATCACGCACCCTGCCCTGTGTTTGTTGTCGGGAACTGA
- a CDS encoding DUF202 domain-containing protein: protein MPPEDKKSVKVRNRRVHMANERTFLAWIRTSIGIMAFGFVVEKFALFVKQLSYYLGKEIAPPSHGYSSIFGIFLVGLGALMGALSFIRYKKVEKQIDEDTYRPSRILDILLAISVLAIGIFLVIYLIHSI, encoded by the coding sequence ATGCCTCCTGAAGATAAGAAGTCTGTAAAGGTCCGCAACCGCCGCGTCCACATGGCAAACGAGAGGACATTTCTCGCGTGGATAAGAACGAGCATAGGCATAATGGCATTTGGTTTTGTTGTAGAGAAATTCGCCCTGTTTGTAAAGCAGCTTTCATATTATCTGGGCAAAGAGATCGCTCCCCCATCTCACGGCTATTCGTCAATCTTCGGCATATTCCTTGTCGGCCTCGGCGCCTTAATGGGCGCGCTTTCATTTATCAGATACAAGAAAGTTGAGAAGCAGATCGATGAAGATACTTACCGGCCGTCGCGGATCCTTGACATATTGCTCGCCATATCTGTACTCGCGATCGGTATTTTTCTTGTGATCTATCTGATCCACAGCATCTGA
- a CDS encoding type II toxin-antitoxin system VapB family antitoxin encodes MRATIDIDDKLFEEAKKLTSVKTKKDLIHLSLKELVRKKRVEHLLSLYGTSSVDLTKEDVKRFRKDEG; translated from the coding sequence ATGAGAGCAACGATCGACATAGACGACAAGCTGTTCGAAGAAGCGAAAAAATTGACATCAGTGAAAACCAAGAAGGATCTGATCCATCTTTCACTGAAAGAGCTTGTACGAAAGAAACGGGTCGAACATCTGCTAAGCCTGTACGGGACATCTTCCGTGGATCTGACAAAAGAAGATGTGAAAAGGTTCAGGAAGGATGAAGGCTGA
- a CDS encoding PIN domain nuclease, protein MKADRYLVDTTVWVAYLRGGDASLKDRLGALVREDRVFMSEIVLTEILRGAKSDKDYAILREDFLALPQLAVTRDVWETAWHTAYHLRKRGVTTPLTDTLIASVCIHYKCSLIHADKHFNLIAKHTDLKTVEL, encoded by the coding sequence ATGAAGGCTGACCGGTATCTCGTCGACACGACCGTGTGGGTGGCATACCTGCGCGGAGGGGATGCATCGCTCAAGGATCGGCTTGGGGCGCTTGTGCGTGAAGACCGGGTGTTTATGAGCGAGATTGTTCTGACGGAAATTCTTCGGGGCGCCAAATCCGACAAAGACTACGCCATACTCCGCGAGGATTTTCTCGCCCTGCCGCAACTCGCAGTAACGAGAGACGTATGGGAAACAGCATGGCATACGGCGTATCATCTCAGGAAGCGCGGCGTCACCACGCCCCTTACGGATACGCTCATAGCCTCCGTCTGCATCCATTACAAATGTTCGCTAATCCATGCGGACAAACACTTCAATTTGATCGCGAAACACACAGACCTCAAAACGGTTGAGCTGTAA
- the recJ gene encoding single-stranded-DNA-specific exonuclease RecJ: protein MNRRWLVNRTNPEFLRYLSNKASISTTFAQILVNRGIKDPDAIKEFLNPSFDNLHDPLLLPDMSKAVERVKAAMNKGEMVLIHGDYDADGLTSTALLVSAFRKLGIKAFYHVPNRETEGYGFGNTGVEKAKACGAGLIITADCGISSFDAVASANASGIDVIITDHHEVPEKMPEAVAVIDPHRRDSGYPFKFLAGVGVAYKLVQALLEDPGSNSADILPEHFLDLVALGTVADSVPLIGENRIFVAYGLKEINKPSCRTGIQAMKDAFRADTELHSVMLSFTLIPRINAAGRLSDAGDVVELLLTDDRTKADETVALLEEHNRKRQKIEKEVLESALAMIDPDKPGNAIVLASADWHPGVIGIVASRLVDRFYRPVFLFAVKGSIAKGSARSIPPFNLYNGISECAEHLLDFGGHEQAAGIKMNLANLPLFKERINQVVARSLSDEDMIPMLEIDAGVELSDINFNLLRELNLLEPLGATNSEPVLGAKGVELIDARIVGNNHLKVRTKQKKIYMDTIGFNKGGLIKDIEASTVFDSAFTPSINEWNGTKILQLKLKALRPAG from the coding sequence ATGAATAGACGCTGGCTTGTAAACAGGACCAACCCTGAATTTCTCAGGTACCTTTCAAATAAAGCATCCATATCAACAACCTTCGCCCAGATCCTTGTGAACAGGGGAATAAAAGACCCTGACGCGATAAAAGAATTTCTCAATCCTTCATTTGATAATCTTCACGATCCTCTGCTGCTGCCTGATATGTCAAAGGCTGTAGAGAGGGTCAAGGCCGCCATGAACAAAGGCGAGATGGTGCTGATCCACGGCGACTATGATGCTGACGGGCTGACGTCAACAGCGCTTCTTGTATCCGCATTCAGAAAGCTCGGCATAAAGGCCTTCTATCATGTACCCAACAGAGAGACAGAAGGCTACGGATTCGGAAATACCGGCGTAGAGAAGGCAAAGGCGTGCGGAGCCGGGCTCATAATTACAGCTGACTGCGGCATAAGCTCGTTCGATGCTGTTGCCTCAGCAAATGCATCAGGTATAGATGTCATCATCACTGACCATCATGAGGTTCCAGAGAAGATGCCTGAAGCTGTCGCCGTCATAGACCCTCACAGAAGAGACTCAGGGTATCCGTTTAAATTTCTTGCCGGGGTAGGTGTAGCGTATAAACTTGTTCAGGCGCTGCTCGAAGATCCTGGAAGCAACAGTGCGGATATTCTGCCTGAGCATTTTCTTGACCTTGTAGCGCTCGGCACGGTTGCTGACTCTGTTCCGCTCATAGGAGAGAACAGGATATTTGTCGCTTACGGACTTAAGGAGATAAACAAGCCTTCATGCAGGACAGGCATTCAGGCTATGAAGGACGCTTTCAGGGCGGACACGGAGCTGCACTCAGTCATGCTCTCATTCACCCTGATCCCCAGGATCAACGCCGCCGGAAGGCTCAGTGACGCAGGAGATGTTGTAGAGCTTCTGCTGACAGATGACAGGACAAAGGCTGATGAGACAGTGGCGCTTCTCGAGGAACATAACAGGAAGAGGCAGAAGATTGAGAAAGAGGTTCTGGAATCCGCGCTCGCCATGATCGATCCTGACAAACCCGGCAATGCCATTGTGCTCGCATCTGCTGACTGGCATCCCGGCGTTATCGGCATAGTGGCGTCACGGCTTGTTGACAGGTTCTACAGGCCCGTATTCCTTTTTGCCGTAAAGGGCTCGATAGCAAAAGGGTCAGCCCGCAGCATCCCGCCCTTTAATCTTTACAACGGGATCAGCGAATGCGCCGAACATCTTCTGGATTTCGGAGGCCATGAGCAGGCAGCCGGCATAAAGATGAATCTTGCGAACCTGCCTCTTTTTAAGGAGAGGATAAATCAGGTGGTTGCGCGGAGCCTCAGTGATGAAGATATGATACCGATGCTGGAAATAGACGCAGGCGTGGAGCTCTCTGATATCAACTTCAACCTCCTAAGAGAGTTGAACCTTCTTGAACCGCTGGGCGCCACAAACAGTGAGCCTGTGCTGGGCGCAAAGGGCGTTGAGCTCATAGATGCGAGGATCGTAGGCAATAATCACCTGAAGGTGAGAACCAAGCAGAAGAAGATATACATGGATACGATAGGTTTTAACAAGGGCGGACTCATCAAGGACATAGAGGCATCAACTGTTTTCGACAGCGCCTTTACCCCGTCGATAAATGAATGGAACGGGACGAAGATACTTCAGTTGAAGCTCAAGGCGTTGAGGCCGGCCGGGTAA
- the secF gene encoding protein translocase subunit SecF, whose protein sequence is MELVKNTKIDFMGKRFIALTFSAILIVLGLVAAVQVARGSANLGIDLAGGTSVQIKFNTQVVLHEVRKALEEGGIKDFDLQELPTERKILIRVKKTGEKVGELSGKIITVLSQKFSNSNIVVDSTTEIGPKVGSKLRGDALWAVMAAMLGILIYITFRFQFRFSVGATVATLHDVLAILGIFYLIGKEINLLLISALLIIAGYSLTDTVVVFDRIRENMKDRFKKHTFEIVNDSINEVLSRTIVTSLTVFLTAVALFIFGGEVIHDFAFAIMLGVIVGTFSSIFVASPVVVMLGKDKAFSNKK, encoded by the coding sequence ATGGAACTTGTTAAAAATACGAAGATCGATTTTATGGGCAAGAGGTTCATCGCCCTGACCTTTTCAGCGATATTGATAGTTCTCGGGCTGGTAGCAGCTGTTCAGGTTGCCAGGGGAAGCGCGAATCTCGGCATTGACCTGGCAGGCGGCACATCAGTGCAGATCAAATTCAACACACAGGTTGTGCTTCATGAAGTGAGAAAGGCGCTTGAAGAAGGCGGCATAAAGGATTTTGACCTCCAGGAACTGCCGACTGAAAGAAAGATCCTTATCCGCGTAAAAAAGACCGGCGAGAAGGTCGGCGAACTTTCCGGAAAGATAATAACCGTTCTGTCGCAGAAATTTTCCAACAGCAATATAGTGGTAGATTCAACAACAGAGATAGGGCCCAAGGTAGGGTCAAAGCTGAGAGGAGACGCCTTGTGGGCTGTCATGGCTGCAATGCTCGGCATCCTTATTTATATAACATTCAGATTTCAATTCAGGTTCAGTGTCGGCGCCACCGTTGCTACATTACATGACGTGCTCGCCATTCTCGGCATCTTTTATCTCATAGGCAAGGAGATAAACCTTCTGCTGATAAGCGCGCTTCTGATAATAGCGGGTTACTCGCTTACCGATACGGTGGTCGTATTTGACAGGATAAGAGAGAACATGAAGGACAGGTTCAAGAAACATACCTTTGAGATCGTCAACGACAGCATAAACGAGGTGCTTTCAAGGACCATTGTTACATCGCTCACAGTCTTTCTTACAGCGGTGGCGCTCTTTATTTTCGGCGGCGAGGTGATCCACGATTTTGCCTTTGCGATCATGCTGGGAGTAATAGTCGGCACATTCTCTTCAATATTTGTCGCAAGCCCGGTCGTGGTGATGCTTGGGAAGGACAAGGCCTTCAGCAACAAGAAATAA
- the secD gene encoding protein translocase subunit SecD: MKKNFFWRVSLILSATVLSILFFLPSTSLRSSMPEWLKDYGLILGLDLQGGVHLVYEVDGDKAAEITAERIAGSLTNIFKEKGVDAKAELLNLEITVKPGGDKVENVINESYPNLELVTKTEGMISYKLSDKEIKSIKDLSADQALETIRNRIDAFGVSEPTIMRQGASEIVVQLPGVKDANRAIELVGKTAVLEFKLLDEENPLALELPGSIEADKEAELLAQYAGRIPEGDEILFEKVSDDLGNTIKRVYLVKKQAQMTGDFLTEARVNIDQRGNQPYVGIEFNSTGAEIFKQITTNNVKKRLAIILDNNVYSAPSINEPIPNGSAQITGSYTMEEAKDLVIVLRSGSLPAPLKMLQNVTVGPSLGKDSIDAGIKAGLIGALLVIIFMIVYYKLSGLIADFALVLNIVFLIGVLSVFKATLTMPGIAGIILAIGMAVDSNVLMFERMRDELRLGKTPRSAIDSGYDKAFWTIFDSHVTTLITAVVLFQFGTGPIKGFAVTLGWGVLINLFTALVGTKTVFDLITSKYDIKRLSI; this comes from the coding sequence ATTTTTTCTGGCGTGTTTCATTGATTTTATCTGCAACGGTGCTTTCCATACTTTTCTTCCTTCCGTCAACATCATTGCGTTCATCAATGCCTGAATGGCTGAAGGATTACGGCCTGATACTCGGCCTTGACCTTCAGGGCGGCGTCCATCTTGTCTATGAAGTGGATGGAGACAAGGCTGCTGAGATAACCGCCGAGAGGATAGCGGGAAGCCTGACGAACATCTTCAAGGAGAAGGGCGTTGATGCAAAGGCGGAACTCCTCAATCTTGAGATAACTGTAAAGCCCGGCGGCGATAAGGTAGAGAATGTAATAAATGAGAGCTATCCTAACCTGGAACTGGTCACAAAGACTGAAGGGATGATTAGTTACAAGCTGAGCGACAAGGAGATTAAGAGTATAAAGGATCTCTCGGCTGACCAGGCGCTTGAGACGATAAGGAACAGGATAGACGCATTCGGCGTGTCTGAGCCGACAATAATGAGACAGGGCGCATCCGAGATAGTTGTCCAGCTTCCTGGCGTGAAAGACGCAAACCGGGCTATCGAGCTTGTAGGAAAGACCGCTGTGCTCGAGTTCAAACTGCTTGATGAAGAGAATCCCCTTGCGCTGGAACTGCCGGGTTCTATCGAAGCTGATAAGGAAGCGGAGCTGCTTGCTCAATATGCCGGCAGGATACCTGAAGGTGATGAGATACTTTTTGAAAAGGTCTCTGACGATTTAGGAAATACAATTAAAAGGGTATACCTTGTTAAGAAGCAGGCGCAGATGACCGGAGATTTCCTTACTGAGGCGCGTGTAAATATAGACCAGAGGGGCAACCAGCCGTATGTAGGTATCGAATTTAATTCAACCGGCGCGGAGATCTTTAAACAGATAACAACTAATAATGTTAAAAAGCGGCTTGCCATTATCCTTGATAATAATGTCTACTCAGCGCCTTCCATCAATGAGCCTATTCCAAACGGCAGCGCACAGATAACCGGCAGCTATACTATGGAAGAAGCAAAAGACCTTGTTATCGTGCTGAGGTCAGGTTCACTTCCTGCACCGCTCAAGATGCTTCAAAATGTCACCGTCGGCCCATCTCTTGGAAAGGACTCTATTGACGCAGGTATCAAGGCAGGCCTGATCGGAGCCCTGCTGGTCATTATATTCATGATAGTGTATTACAAACTTTCCGGCCTGATCGCCGACTTTGCGCTTGTGCTGAATATCGTATTTCTTATCGGCGTTCTCTCCGTATTCAAAGCGACTCTTACGATGCCGGGCATCGCGGGTATAATCCTGGCGATAGGAATGGCTGTTGACAGCAACGTTCTGATGTTTGAAAGGATGCGCGATGAATTAAGGCTTGGCAAGACCCCGAGGTCTGCGATCGATTCAGGTTATGACAAGGCCTTCTGGACCATCTTTGACTCTCATGTCACAACCCTTATAACAGCCGTTGTCCTTTTCCAGTTCGGAACAGGGCCGATAAAGGGATTTGCCGTCACACTCGGATGGGGCGTTCTTATAAATCTCTTTACCGCGCTTGTCGGGACCAAGACGGTCTTTGATCTGATCACTTCAAAATATGATATAAAAAGGCTCAGCATATGA